In a genomic window of Streptomyces noursei ATCC 11455:
- a CDS encoding AAA family ATPase, whose amino-acid sequence MAGLNGEQYGGFVWAGSRRTDLPLLEREAEQGQLKDVVASLGEGRPAVVSVTGRPGFGHNALLRWTARLAEERSVRVLCASGSLTERDLRHGAVIQLLSQLGEEAERPLRVLREHHEPDGLPGLLELLHTVRRTPTLVTVEDAQWLDPASLHWLQALVRRLSTGLPLALLIGRTGVDPHGPDWLADTAPSARLTRHLTVHGLSPRAVATLAEMIFGVACDETFAAAAVQAAYGNPAVLHAALHCLADAGHRPTADLVPQLRTVITGIIGDRAGRALRGLTDESTAVLRALAVGGDLLDFTLICNLAGLRSVGETRLRSALETAGFTVPDGAYERIRLPVVRARILEDTPAAERGRLYAGAARLAYRAGAADEDIAGLLLHAPPIGESWAVHALQGGFDAAVRRSDDITRSLPHAPSGGEPWGVHALRGSFGTAVRRSEFARAAAFLNRALDEPQHPVRRARISLDLASAEAASAPVASDRRLAAVVNSPGEGELWSHVRLQALDMGLARGDDSWGRRVATQALATAHGSERDDLIALYWYAAQSRPEATDISTSGVPALPEQPLAPAQAGIRAAQLTARGQHREQAGQLARRALEAGPAVPVMPRLEAARALWLTDAAAEAEEHLDAIVAELGRRHRRPALARALALSAGLHLRGGRLDAAEHAADAAERVLPAAAWHPLAAPYLLAIRSIIAVETHQHDVARALTGAPIPPGAESSVHWPLLLHARARVAADEGRWAEAVELFKEGGRWLLRRQWVNPAVLPWRSLAARVLITLGDREQARRLIDEELTLARRWGAPSAVGLAHLCAGSLDAPGPAAGAGGSTGIARWPNQLAYAWGLADLATEEATKGDHTIAARLLTELSGHRVTRTSSRLAERARWLATRLEQTATPNEFTSSKEWAALTPAERQTAELAARGLGNREIAEQLSVSRRTVELRLSSTYKKLGIASREELRARSRPTERT is encoded by the coding sequence GTGGCGGGGCTGAACGGCGAACAGTACGGGGGGTTCGTCTGGGCGGGGAGTCGGCGCACCGACCTTCCCCTGCTCGAACGCGAGGCGGAACAAGGGCAGTTGAAGGACGTGGTGGCTTCCCTCGGCGAAGGTCGCCCGGCCGTCGTCTCGGTGACCGGCCGCCCCGGCTTCGGTCACAACGCCCTGCTGCGCTGGACCGCCCGGCTCGCCGAGGAGCGCTCGGTACGCGTCCTGTGCGCCAGTGGATCCCTGACCGAACGCGACCTGCGACACGGAGCCGTGATCCAACTCCTCTCCCAATTGGGGGAGGAGGCCGAACGCCCGCTGAGGGTGCTGCGCGAGCACCACGAGCCGGACGGCCTGCCGGGCCTCCTCGAACTCCTGCACACCGTTCGCCGGACACCCACGCTCGTCACCGTCGAGGACGCGCAGTGGCTGGACCCGGCCTCCCTGCACTGGCTGCAGGCCCTGGTGCGTCGTCTGTCCACGGGACTCCCGCTCGCACTGCTCATCGGCCGCACCGGTGTGGACCCGCACGGCCCCGACTGGCTGGCCGACACCGCCCCCTCCGCACGGCTGACCCGCCACCTCACCGTCCACGGACTGAGCCCCCGCGCGGTCGCCACCCTCGCCGAAATGATCTTCGGCGTCGCCTGCGACGAGACGTTCGCCGCCGCGGCCGTCCAGGCGGCCTACGGCAACCCCGCCGTACTGCACGCGGCACTGCACTGCCTCGCCGACGCCGGCCACCGCCCCACCGCCGACCTCGTCCCCCAGCTGCGCACCGTGATCACCGGCATCATCGGCGACCGCGCAGGGCGCGCCCTGCGGGGGCTGACCGACGAGTCCACCGCCGTCCTGCGCGCGTTGGCCGTCGGCGGCGACCTGTTGGACTTCACCCTGATCTGCAACCTGGCCGGGCTGCGCAGCGTAGGCGAGACCCGGCTGCGCTCGGCGCTGGAAACGGCCGGCTTCACCGTCCCCGACGGCGCCTACGAACGTATCCGGCTGCCCGTCGTCAGGGCCCGCATCCTGGAGGACACGCCCGCCGCCGAACGCGGCCGCCTGTATGCCGGCGCCGCCCGCCTCGCCTACCGGGCCGGCGCCGCCGACGAGGACATCGCCGGCCTCCTCCTCCACGCACCCCCCATCGGCGAGTCCTGGGCGGTCCACGCGCTGCAGGGCGGCTTCGACGCCGCCGTGCGCCGCAGCGACGACATCACCCGCTCCCTTCCCCATGCACCCTCCGGGGGCGAGCCCTGGGGCGTGCACGCACTGCGGGGCAGCTTCGGCACCGCCGTGCGCCGCAGCGAGTTCGCCCGGGCCGCCGCCTTCCTGAACCGCGCCCTCGACGAGCCCCAGCACCCCGTGCGGCGCGCACGGATCAGCCTCGACCTGGCCAGCGCCGAGGCCGCGTCCGCCCCCGTGGCGAGCGACCGTCGGCTCGCCGCCGTCGTCAACAGCCCGGGCGAGGGAGAGCTCTGGTCCCACGTGCGGTTACAGGCACTGGACATGGGCCTGGCCCGCGGGGACGACTCCTGGGGCCGCCGCGTCGCCACCCAGGCCCTGGCCACCGCCCACGGCAGCGAACGCGACGACCTGATCGCGCTGTACTGGTACGCCGCCCAGTCCCGGCCCGAGGCCACCGACATCTCCACCAGCGGCGTCCCCGCCCTGCCCGAACAGCCTCTCGCCCCCGCCCAGGCGGGCATCCGCGCCGCCCAGCTCACCGCACGCGGCCAACACCGCGAACAGGCCGGGCAACTGGCGCGCCGCGCACTGGAAGCGGGCCCCGCCGTACCCGTCATGCCCCGCCTGGAAGCCGCCAGAGCACTGTGGCTCACCGACGCCGCCGCCGAAGCCGAGGAGCACCTCGACGCCATCGTCGCCGAACTGGGCCGCCGCCACCGCCGTCCCGCGCTCGCCCGCGCGCTGGCCCTGAGCGCCGGACTGCACCTGCGCGGCGGCCGCCTGGACGCCGCCGAACATGCCGCGGACGCCGCCGAACGGGTACTGCCCGCCGCTGCCTGGCACCCCCTCGCCGCCCCGTACCTCCTGGCCATCCGCAGCATCATCGCCGTGGAGACCCACCAACACGACGTGGCCCGTGCCCTGACCGGCGCCCCCATACCGCCCGGCGCCGAATCCAGCGTCCACTGGCCCCTGCTCCTGCACGCCCGGGCCCGAGTGGCCGCCGACGAAGGGCGCTGGGCCGAGGCCGTCGAACTGTTCAAGGAGGGCGGACGCTGGCTGCTGCGCAGACAGTGGGTCAACCCCGCCGTGCTGCCCTGGCGTTCACTGGCCGCCAGAGTCCTGATCACGCTCGGCGACCGGGAACAGGCCCGGCGCCTGATCGACGAGGAACTCACCCTCGCCCGCCGCTGGGGCGCCCCCAGCGCGGTGGGCCTGGCCCATCTCTGCGCCGGATCCCTCGACGCCCCCGGACCGGCCGCCGGTGCCGGCGGATCCACCGGCATCGCGCGCTGGCCCAACCAACTGGCCTACGCCTGGGGCCTGGCCGACCTCGCCACCGAGGAGGCCACCAAGGGCGACCACACCATCGCGGCCCGGTTGCTGACCGAACTGTCCGGCCACCGCGTCACCCGCACCTCCAGCCGCCTGGCCGAACGCGCACGGTGGCTGGCCACCCGGCTGGAACAAACCGCCACCCCCAACGAGTTCACCTCCTCCAAGGAGTGGGCCGCCCTCACACCCGCCGAGCGGCAGACCGCCGAACTGGCCGCCCGCGGCCTGGGCAACCGCGAGATCGCCGAGCAGCTCTCGGTGAGCCGACGCACCGTCGAACTACGGCTGAGCAGTACGTACAAAAAACTGGGCATCGCCTCACGCGAGGAACTTCGCGCACGGAGCAGGCCCACGGAAAGGACATGA
- a CDS encoding LuxR C-terminal-related transcriptional regulator, with amino-acid sequence MDSLQLSTDRSAAGAAGTAVRGEERPSVCISVLDPALTIRQANQDFFHQFATPAEDSADVLAPLPSDSSSTAPDVFGRNFRELVHPSVRQPLMRQFERLLEGRRDRFATQVVALRPTGDVFNGSLTAAAVRGYGPDPTAVLVVMRSGQSAEDDAVVAPRRKLLSEIDARILEGIAAGLSTIPLASRLYLSQHGVEYHVTGLLRKLKAPNRAALVSRAYAMGVLTVGTWPPRVVDDFIK; translated from the coding sequence GTGGACTCTCTGCAGCTGTCGACAGACCGCAGTGCGGCCGGTGCGGCCGGTACCGCGGTCCGGGGGGAGGAGCGGCCGAGCGTGTGCATATCCGTACTGGACCCAGCGCTGACGATCCGTCAGGCCAATCAAGACTTCTTCCACCAATTCGCGACCCCCGCCGAGGATTCCGCGGACGTACTGGCCCCACTGCCCTCCGATTCCTCGTCGACGGCCCCCGACGTCTTCGGGCGCAATTTCCGCGAGCTGGTTCACCCCAGCGTGCGGCAGCCGCTCATGCGGCAGTTCGAGCGGCTGCTGGAGGGGCGCCGGGACCGGTTCGCCACGCAGGTGGTGGCGCTGCGGCCGACCGGCGACGTGTTCAACGGCAGCCTCACGGCCGCCGCCGTGCGCGGCTACGGCCCCGACCCGACCGCGGTTCTCGTGGTGATGCGGTCGGGCCAGAGTGCTGAGGACGATGCGGTGGTGGCACCGCGAAGGAAACTTCTCAGCGAAATCGACGCGCGAATTCTGGAGGGAATCGCGGCGGGCCTGTCCACGATTCCGCTGGCGTCCCGGCTGTATCTCAGCCAGCACGGTGTGGAGTATCACGTCACCGGACTGCTGCGGAAACTGAAGGCCCCGAACCGCGCCGCCCTGGTCTCCCGCGCCTATGCGATGGGCGTGTTGACGGTGGGGACCTGGCCGCCCCGTGTCGTGGACGACTTCATCAAGTAG
- a CDS encoding ATP-binding protein — MLYERESELARIDAAVRQAQAGRPSVLLLTGPLGIGRSTLLQEAGASPPGNLRVLRANAAPMEQDFAFGIVHQLLGPLLADAPSAPGAPSAPGDHETGGAARAVPAGGLPTLGDHDAPVSEAVLHGLRSLLADVCATTPVLILIDDLQWVDLPSLRWLAYLVRRVHGMSLALVCTLRDGDPRARHPLVGDLADAGEVLRPAPLSLDGTRALIRHHLGEPAEDGYARACHDSCAGNPLFLRSVLREEALDGHRPTADRADRVRTSRPAPLRDRLAGCLHTQPGPVRDVAAAIAAFGDHGEPDLIQRHARLDTISYQRALRALGLLGLLAPHDTPRFLHRVVGDAVESTLTIAECERSRDAAAEILHQAGRPAEHVAELLMTVTATHRPWASGVLRTAAEAALRCGAPDAAARYLRRALLESSVGDSERARLLIDLAKAERGIDPVACERHITQAVRLLSSATDRAVATLLIPPSFLGEVTSSMVDLLREVSEDFEPTAPHHGSPREIALRLEARLWHAGHENPAELTGAVGRLRSLGTTPPLESSGARELAAVLINAGVLSSALPAPDIAALAEQILEREPVTSARARTALPLVVLALYAADAVEGVNVSCESHTDPPHAGVHAENALLQLARGHLTQAHEQADRAAALADADWREPTAVIRAAVAMESGNVQLIERLLKDSGKRWPANLATTVMRQLLGASLDSRRGHDADALKSLLACGRQLEAAGWRNSVLFPWRPRAIVLHHRLGEARPAMALADEELAWARRWAAPAALGRALRLNALLPGGGGVPALRESAEVLRTSSNTLELSRTLLQLGRTLEGGKEAQTVLRETVDLTTACGAPWLTERARAALGAAAPSQEAPLTRGERQVVSLVRRGLTNQEIAEELGVSTRAVEKRLTSCYRKLGVAGRRELLERAERAQGDCVALGAP; from the coding sequence ATGCTGTACGAGCGGGAATCCGAACTGGCGCGCATCGACGCCGCGGTACGTCAGGCGCAGGCGGGCAGACCCTCCGTACTCCTCCTGACCGGGCCCCTGGGCATCGGCCGGTCCACACTCCTCCAGGAGGCCGGTGCCTCGCCGCCGGGCAATTTACGGGTGTTACGGGCCAACGCCGCCCCCATGGAGCAGGACTTCGCCTTCGGCATCGTCCATCAGCTCCTCGGCCCCCTCCTGGCCGACGCCCCCTCCGCCCCCGGCGCCCCCTCCGCCCCCGGAGACCACGAAACGGGCGGCGCCGCCCGGGCGGTCCCGGCCGGCGGCCTCCCCACCCTCGGCGACCACGACGCCCCCGTCTCCGAGGCCGTTCTGCACGGCCTGCGGTCGCTGCTGGCCGACGTCTGCGCAACCACCCCCGTACTCATCCTCATCGACGACCTGCAGTGGGTGGACCTGCCCTCCCTGCGCTGGCTCGCCTACCTGGTCCGCCGCGTACACGGGATGAGCCTCGCCCTCGTGTGCACCCTGCGGGACGGCGACCCGCGCGCCCGGCACCCGCTCGTCGGCGACCTCGCCGACGCGGGGGAGGTCCTGCGCCCCGCCCCGCTCTCGCTCGACGGCACCCGAGCCCTGATCCGGCACCACCTGGGCGAACCCGCCGAGGACGGCTACGCCCGGGCATGCCACGACAGCTGCGCCGGCAACCCGCTCTTCCTCCGGTCCGTCCTGCGCGAGGAGGCCCTCGACGGCCACCGGCCCACCGCCGACCGGGCCGACCGGGTCCGCACCTCGCGTCCCGCCCCGCTCCGCGATCGGCTGGCCGGTTGCCTCCACACCCAGCCCGGCCCCGTACGCGACGTGGCCGCGGCCATCGCCGCGTTCGGCGATCACGGCGAGCCCGACCTCATCCAACGCCACGCGCGACTGGACACCATCAGCTACCAGCGCGCCCTGCGGGCCCTGGGCCTCCTCGGCCTGCTCGCCCCCCACGACACCCCGCGCTTCCTCCACCGCGTCGTGGGCGACGCCGTCGAATCCACCCTCACCATCGCCGAATGCGAACGCTCCCGGGACGCGGCGGCCGAAATCCTCCACCAGGCCGGCCGCCCGGCCGAACATGTCGCAGAGCTGCTGATGACCGTCACCGCCACCCACCGCCCATGGGCCAGCGGGGTCCTGCGGACGGCCGCGGAAGCCGCACTGCGCTGCGGCGCGCCGGATGCCGCCGCCCGCTATCTGCGGCGCGCGCTGCTGGAGAGCAGCGTGGGCGACAGCGAACGCGCACGCCTGCTGATCGACCTGGCCAAAGCCGAACGCGGCATCGACCCCGTCGCCTGCGAACGCCACATCACCCAGGCCGTCCGCCTCCTGTCGTCGGCCACCGACCGGGCCGTCGCCACCTTGCTGATCCCGCCCAGCTTCCTCGGCGAGGTGACCTCCTCCATGGTGGACCTGCTGCGCGAAGTCTCCGAGGACTTCGAGCCCACGGCGCCGCACCATGGAAGTCCCCGCGAGATCGCCCTGCGCCTGGAGGCGCGTCTGTGGCACGCCGGGCACGAGAACCCGGCGGAACTGACCGGTGCGGTGGGGCGCCTGCGCTCACTCGGCACCACACCCCCCTTGGAGAGCAGCGGCGCCCGCGAACTGGCGGCCGTACTGATCAACGCGGGGGTCCTCTCAAGCGCCCTGCCGGCACCGGACATCGCAGCCCTGGCCGAACAGATCCTGGAGCGCGAGCCGGTGACCTCGGCGCGTGCCCGGACCGCACTGCCGCTGGTCGTGTTGGCCCTGTACGCCGCCGACGCGGTGGAAGGCGTCAACGTGTCCTGCGAGTCGCACACCGACCCGCCGCACGCGGGGGTGCACGCCGAGAACGCCCTGCTCCAGCTCGCCCGCGGACACCTGACCCAGGCCCACGAACAGGCCGACCGGGCCGCCGCACTGGCCGACGCGGACTGGCGCGAGCCGACCGCGGTCATCCGGGCCGCGGTGGCCATGGAATCCGGCAACGTCCAGCTGATCGAACGCCTCCTCAAGGACTCCGGGAAGCGCTGGCCGGCAAACCTCGCCACGACGGTCATGCGGCAACTGCTCGGGGCCTCGCTCGACTCCCGTCGTGGCCACGATGCCGATGCCCTCAAATCCCTCCTGGCCTGCGGCCGGCAGCTGGAAGCGGCCGGATGGCGCAACTCCGTCCTCTTCCCCTGGCGGCCCCGCGCCATCGTCCTCCACCACCGCCTGGGCGAGGCCCGGCCGGCCATGGCGCTGGCCGACGAGGAACTGGCCTGGGCGCGACGGTGGGCGGCGCCCGCCGCTCTCGGCCGCGCACTGCGCCTGAACGCCCTCCTGCCCGGGGGAGGGGGCGTCCCCGCCCTGCGCGAGTCCGCCGAGGTCCTGCGCACGTCCTCCAACACGCTCGAACTGTCCCGTACCTTGCTCCAGTTGGGTCGCACGTTGGAAGGCGGCAAGGAAGCGCAGACGGTTCTGCGCGAAACCGTTGACCTCACCACCGCCTGCGGCGCACCCTGGTTGACCGAACGCGCCCGTGCGGCCCTGGGAGCCGCCGCTCCCAGTCAGGAGGCTCCGCTCACCCGTGGTGAGCGCCAGGTCGTCTCGTTGGTGCGGCGCGGCCTGACCAATCAGGAGATCGCCGAGGAACTGGGCGTGAGCACCCGTGCGGTGGAGAAGCGTCTGACGTCGTGCTACCGCAAGTTGGGCGTCGCGGGGCGACGTGAGCTGCTGGAGCGGGCGGAGCGGGCGCAGGGCGATTGCGTCGCGCTGGGCGCGCCGTGA
- a CDS encoding helix-turn-helix transcriptional regulator produces the protein MVRSRSLDPDLGSALVGRADVVRELNRSARNALSGRACSAVVTGPAGIGKSALLRAFLTGDACRHATVLQGNCEEGAERDSFSGIRTLLGPAAAQGVPLEAAMCRAVPALAPGALAGEPPHAPVVQRAFHDLHRLAAHALSRRPLVLALDDVQHCDELSLRWLDFVLRRSDGLPLLIVLTQQSEAALCRRAPARHALADLSAHCRTTTLRLRPLTEADVAAVVRAFFPVPAAPVFVTRARVATGGNPRLLGRLLHELRAEGAGPGVGGADRIAETGGRVLARWARELLDRQPPWVGEVARAVAVLGERGADHVGPLAAVPPAEVEDALAVLREAGLVPGGRHLADGAVRAAVLATLDTQALSGLRARAALLLSDAGRPAEEVAEHLLRLPSICAPWMPGVLLEAAARAEERGAPETAARYLYRVLEVDPDSVEVRVRLARALTETDPPEAAGLLREALAPSIDVRTRARIAAQFGTTGLAAREGCVALGLLEDVLDTLDAELGPDPLPADQELRTLVESVFLIVGTHGRNTFAATQQGAAAMTLPEGDTPAQCQKLAAMAVLTALDGQPPEPAVQRAVRAISSPRLLLESWTLINSAFVLGLADRAEEALDALDRVLRHGRENSAVWTYALALSTRAMLQHGLGALPDALADARTAVQISGAERWGDTMVLPRLALASVLVDRGEAASAERLLAGTEPAWREQYVWTYYRYLMAHGRARHALGDAEGALALFRECGRALEEAEVRHAAYVPWWAEAACVLAELGRPEEAREPAAHGTRLAQQWGTPRVLGMAALARGVATPGEDGVELLGEAVRELSASPARVEHARAELVLGRALLTEGDRRAAREHLRAAAGLAQRCGALALGQDARAALVAAGGRMRKMTTSPLDLLTSMERKVASLAAGGAGNRSIAQSLYVSVRTVEMHLTSVYRKLDVAERAQLDAVLRSSGVREARAPRSAPRPGGQD, from the coding sequence ATGGTGCGGAGCCGGAGCTTAGATCCTGATTTAGGCAGCGCCTTGGTCGGCCGAGCCGATGTCGTGAGAGAGCTCAACCGCTCCGCCCGCAACGCCCTTTCCGGCCGTGCATGCTCGGCGGTCGTGACCGGTCCGGCCGGAATCGGCAAGTCCGCTCTGCTGCGTGCCTTCCTCACCGGAGACGCCTGTCGGCACGCGACGGTTCTCCAGGGCAACTGCGAAGAGGGCGCCGAGAGAGATTCCTTCAGCGGGATCCGCACCTTGCTCGGCCCCGCCGCCGCACAAGGTGTCCCCCTCGAAGCGGCCATGTGCCGCGCCGTCCCCGCACTCGCCCCCGGTGCGCTGGCGGGCGAGCCACCGCACGCTCCCGTCGTGCAGCGCGCGTTCCACGACCTGCACCGCCTCGCGGCGCACGCGCTGAGCCGCCGCCCGCTCGTCCTGGCCCTGGACGACGTGCAGCACTGCGACGAACTCTCGCTGCGCTGGCTGGACTTCGTGCTGCGCAGGTCCGACGGCCTGCCGCTGCTCATCGTCCTCACCCAGCAGTCCGAGGCCGCCCTCTGCCGCCGCGCCCCGGCCCGCCACGCCCTGGCGGACCTGTCCGCCCACTGCCGCACCACGACGCTGCGCCTGCGGCCGCTGACCGAGGCGGATGTCGCCGCAGTCGTCAGGGCGTTCTTCCCGGTACCCGCCGCACCCGTCTTCGTCACCCGCGCCCGGGTCGCGACCGGCGGCAACCCCCGCCTCCTGGGCCGGCTGCTGCACGAACTGCGGGCCGAGGGCGCCGGGCCGGGCGTGGGCGGTGCCGACCGGATCGCCGAGACCGGCGGACGCGTCCTGGCGCGCTGGGCACGCGAACTCCTGGACCGCCAGCCACCCTGGGTCGGCGAGGTCGCGCGGGCGGTGGCGGTCCTCGGAGAGCGGGGCGCCGACCACGTCGGCCCCCTGGCCGCCGTCCCCCCCGCCGAAGTAGAGGACGCCCTGGCGGTGCTGCGCGAGGCCGGGCTGGTGCCCGGCGGCAGGCATCTGGCGGACGGTGCGGTGCGAGCGGCGGTGCTGGCGACCCTGGACACCCAGGCGCTGTCGGGCCTGCGTGCGCGGGCGGCGCTGCTCCTGAGCGACGCCGGCCGGCCCGCCGAAGAGGTCGCCGAGCACCTCCTGCGGCTGCCGTCGATCTGCGCACCATGGATGCCCGGTGTCCTGCTGGAAGCCGCCGCCCGCGCCGAGGAGCGCGGCGCCCCGGAGACCGCGGCCCGCTATCTGTACCGGGTACTGGAAGTGGACCCCGACAGCGTGGAGGTCCGCGTCCGATTGGCCAGGGCGCTGACCGAGACCGACCCGCCCGAGGCCGCCGGCCTGCTCCGCGAAGCGCTGGCGCCGAGCATCGACGTACGCACCCGGGCGCGGATCGCCGCGCAGTTCGGCACCACCGGCCTGGCCGCGCGCGAGGGCTGCGTCGCCCTGGGCCTCCTGGAAGACGTCCTGGACACGCTCGACGCCGAACTCGGCCCCGACCCCCTGCCGGCCGACCAGGAACTGCGCACGCTCGTCGAGTCGGTGTTCCTGATCGTCGGCACGCACGGCCGCAACACCTTCGCCGCGACCCAGCAGGGAGCCGCGGCGATGACCCTGCCCGAGGGCGACACCCCCGCCCAGTGCCAGAAGCTGGCGGCCATGGCCGTACTGACCGCACTCGACGGCCAGCCCCCCGAACCGGCCGTGCAGCGCGCGGTGCGCGCCATCTCCAGCCCCCGGCTGCTCCTGGAGAGCTGGACCCTGATCAACTCGGCGTTCGTCCTCGGCCTCGCCGACCGCGCCGAGGAGGCGCTGGACGCACTGGACCGCGTCCTGCGGCACGGCCGGGAGAACTCCGCCGTGTGGACCTACGCCCTGGCCCTGTCCACCCGCGCCATGCTCCAACACGGCCTGGGCGCCCTCCCGGACGCGCTCGCGGACGCCAGGACAGCGGTCCAGATCAGCGGCGCGGAACGCTGGGGCGACACCATGGTCCTGCCGCGCCTGGCCCTGGCGAGCGTACTGGTGGACCGGGGCGAGGCCGCCTCCGCCGAGCGGTTGCTGGCCGGCACCGAGCCCGCCTGGCGCGAGCAGTACGTGTGGACCTACTACCGCTATCTGATGGCCCACGGCCGTGCCCGCCACGCCTTGGGGGACGCGGAGGGCGCACTGGCGCTGTTCCGCGAGTGCGGCAGGGCACTGGAGGAAGCCGAGGTGCGCCATGCGGCATACGTGCCCTGGTGGGCGGAGGCCGCCTGCGTACTCGCGGAACTGGGCCGCCCCGAGGAGGCCCGGGAGCCCGCCGCGCACGGCACGCGGCTCGCACAGCAGTGGGGCACCCCCCGGGTCCTGGGCATGGCCGCCCTGGCCCGCGGCGTGGCCACCCCCGGCGAGGACGGTGTGGAACTGTTGGGCGAGGCGGTGCGCGAACTCTCCGCTTCACCGGCCCGCGTCGAACACGCCCGCGCCGAACTCGTTCTGGGCAGGGCGCTGTTGACCGAGGGCGATCGACGCGCCGCCCGCGAGCACCTGCGCGCCGCGGCCGGCCTCGCCCAGCGCTGCGGCGCGCTCGCGCTGGGCCAGGACGCCCGCGCGGCCCTGGTGGCCGCGGGCGGCCGCATGCGGAAGATGACCACCTCGCCCCTCGACCTGCTCACCAGCATGGAACGCAAGGTCGCCAGTCTCGCCGCCGGTGGTGCCGGGAACCGCTCGATCGCCCAGTCGCTGTACGTCAGCGTACGCACCGTCGAGATGCATCTGACCAGCGTGTACCGCAAGTTGGACGTTGCCGAGCGGGCCCAGCTCGACGCGGTCCTCCGCTCCTCGGGCGTCCGTGAAGCACGGGCCCCACGATCGGCACCGCGGCCGGGTGGGCAGGATTGA